One genomic region from Dehalococcoidales bacterium encodes:
- a CDS encoding histidine kinase N-terminal 7TM domain-containing protein: MVYTLYLSSLIISAVVAIAEAWYFWQRRHAPGGAAITFAMLAIAVWSLGYVLQLSSAELSQQVMATCIQYIGIVILPVAWFAFSLQYTGRGSWLTGSNLFLLLIIPSITLILAWSSNFHDLMWSGRHLETSGPFVVIVKTYGPWFWVHTVYSYFLILAGTLALIQRLFRSPRLYRSQSIALLAAVATPLVWNVLYIFRLLPAYRIDLTPSAFAMSGLLIGWGLFRFRLFDIIPIARDSVIENMSEGVIVLDVQNRLIDINPAGQRIIGYPLSAVIGQPFASVLASYPEIVERSYVSAKTIEAYAEVAIEKEGTRHHYELHASPLRDRRGRIIGRLIMLRDITERQEKEKQD, translated from the coding sequence ATGGTTTATACGCTCTATTTATCATCCCTGATAATCTCAGCCGTGGTCGCTATCGCCGAAGCGTGGTACTTCTGGCAGCGCCGGCACGCCCCGGGCGGGGCAGCCATCACCTTCGCGATGCTGGCGATAGCGGTCTGGTCTTTGGGCTACGTACTGCAACTAAGCAGCGCCGAGCTATCACAGCAAGTCATGGCCACCTGTATTCAGTATATCGGCATCGTCATCCTGCCGGTAGCCTGGTTTGCCTTCTCCCTGCAATACACCGGGCGTGGTAGCTGGCTGACGGGCAGTAACCTGTTCCTGCTCTTAATTATACCTTCAATCACCTTAATCCTTGCCTGGAGCAGCAATTTCCATGACCTGATGTGGAGCGGTAGACACCTTGAGACCAGCGGCCCATTCGTGGTAATAGTCAAGACTTACGGCCCCTGGTTCTGGGTTCATACCGTTTACTCCTATTTTCTGATTCTAGCCGGTACGCTGGCCCTCATCCAGAGGCTATTCCGCTCTCCGCGCCTGTACCGTTCCCAGTCAATTGCTCTACTCGCCGCTGTTGCCACGCCACTGGTGTGGAATGTGCTCTATATCTTCCGCCTGTTACCGGCATACCGCATCGACCTGACACCTTCCGCCTTCGCTATGTCCGGGCTGCTCATCGGCTGGGGACTATTCCGCTTCCGCCTCTTTGACATCATTCCCATAGCCCGGGATTCCGTAATAGAAAACATGAGTGAAGGTGTCATCGTACTGGATGTGCAGAACCGCCTTATCGATATTAACCCGGCAGGCCAGCGTATCATCGGATATCCGCTGTCGGCGGTAATCGGGCAACCATTCGCCAGCGTATTAGCCAGTTACCCGGAAATAGTTGAGCGCTCCTACGTCAGTGCGAAAACAATCGAAGCCTATGCCGAGGTCGCCATTGAAAAAGAGGGAACCCGTCATCACTACGAATTACACGCTTCCCCGCTACGTGACCGGCGAGGTCGCATTATCGGCCGGTTGATCATGCTGCGCGATATCACGGAACGCCAGGAGAAAGAGAAACAGGATTAG